A stretch of the Actinoalloteichus fjordicus genome encodes the following:
- a CDS encoding SCO3242 family prenyltransferase — MSVADRTKTLVELVRAPAGLSVLGDTIAGAAASGTPLRGRRLLLPLASVALYWSGMALNDWADRELDAVERPERPIPSGRISPSGALAVAAGLAGTGIGLSALAGGRDSARVAVALSSAIWAYDTVLKPTSAAPLGMALCRGLDVLLGAAPGNLRGALPAAGAMACHAAGITALSAGEVHGGSTSTARAALAATGVAASATVLGPAKSPLHRVLGAAAGVGYGRLVGRAQLAAARTPSAERVRAATVAGIHGMVPLQAGIAARRGAAKAAALIVGVLPAARALARKVSPT; from the coding sequence ATGAGCGTCGCCGACCGGACCAAGACGCTCGTCGAACTGGTGCGGGCGCCCGCCGGGCTGTCCGTGCTCGGCGACACCATCGCGGGCGCGGCGGCCTCCGGGACGCCGCTGCGCGGTCGTCGGCTGCTGCTGCCGCTGGCGTCGGTCGCCCTGTACTGGTCGGGGATGGCCCTCAACGACTGGGCGGATCGCGAACTGGACGCCGTGGAGCGACCGGAGCGGCCCATCCCCTCCGGACGGATCTCCCCGTCGGGCGCCCTGGCCGTCGCCGCGGGCCTGGCCGGTACCGGAATCGGTCTGTCGGCACTGGCGGGCGGGCGGGACAGCGCGCGGGTGGCGGTCGCGCTCTCCTCGGCGATCTGGGCGTACGACACCGTGCTGAAGCCGACCTCGGCGGCGCCGCTGGGCATGGCGTTGTGTCGAGGACTCGACGTCCTGTTGGGCGCGGCCCCCGGCAACCTGCGAGGCGCGCTCCCGGCGGCGGGGGCGATGGCCTGTCACGCTGCGGGGATCACCGCGTTGTCGGCGGGTGAGGTGCACGGCGGTTCGACAAGCACCGCCAGGGCCGCACTGGCCGCGACCGGCGTCGCCGCCTCGGCCACGGTGCTGGGCCCGGCGAAGTCTCCGCTGCATCGAGTGCTCGGCGCTGCCGCAGGCGTCGGCTATGGACGCCTCGTCGGCCGGGCACAGCTCGCCGCCGCGCGGACTCCCTCCGCCGAACGGGTCCGGGCCGCCACCGTCGCGGGCATCCACGGGATGGTGCCGTTGCAGGCGGGCATCGCGGCGCGGCGCGGTGCGGCGAAGGCCGCCGCGTTGATCGTCGGCGTGCTCCCCGCCGCGCGGGCGCTGGCCCGCAAGGTGAGCCCCACGTGA
- a CDS encoding sugar phosphate isomerase/epimerase family protein: MTHDGSFTRRSMLRGAAGAALGLGAAVALGGTAAASTTADAASASTAALGRLRVPKDAISIQLYTLRSLLEEDTEGTLRELAAIGYRKVELAGTYGRTATEFRALLDRFGLRATSSHSGIDGDFGKTLEDARILGQQYLAVPYADFETAQEWRDFARQLDDAGEQARRAGLQFGYHNHAHEFEPVQGRQRPIDIITRQARSWNVYLELDLFWVIDAEVDPSAFVWKNFGRVKQFHVKDRAEDGTWADLGTGTVDFGKIFRKTWLTGVREYVVEHDNPTDPLETARVGYQYLTDLRF; this comes from the coding sequence ATGACACACGACGGTTCGTTCACCAGACGGTCGATGCTCCGAGGCGCGGCGGGTGCCGCGCTCGGCCTCGGCGCCGCGGTCGCACTGGGCGGCACCGCTGCGGCGAGCACGACGGCCGACGCCGCGTCCGCGAGCACGGCGGCGCTGGGGCGGCTCCGAGTGCCCAAGGACGCCATCAGCATCCAGCTCTACACGCTGCGGTCGCTGTTAGAGGAGGACACCGAGGGCACCCTGCGGGAACTGGCGGCCATCGGCTACCGCAAGGTGGAGCTGGCAGGCACCTACGGCCGCACGGCGACCGAGTTCCGGGCGCTGCTCGACCGCTTCGGCCTGCGGGCGACCTCCAGCCACTCGGGGATCGACGGTGACTTCGGCAAGACGCTGGAGGACGCGCGCATTCTCGGCCAGCAGTACCTGGCCGTGCCGTACGCGGACTTCGAGACCGCGCAGGAGTGGCGGGACTTCGCCAGGCAGCTCGACGACGCCGGGGAGCAGGCCAGGCGGGCGGGCCTCCAGTTCGGTTACCACAATCACGCCCACGAGTTCGAGCCGGTGCAGGGCAGGCAGCGGCCGATCGACATCATCACCCGGCAGGCCCGGTCCTGGAACGTCTACCTCGAGCTGGACCTGTTCTGGGTGATCGACGCCGAGGTCGACCCCAGCGCGTTCGTGTGGAAGAACTTCGGTCGCGTGAAGCAGTTCCACGTCAAGGACCGTGCCGAGGACGGCACGTGGGCCGACCTCGGAACCGGGACGGTGGACTTCGGGAAGATCTTCCGCAAGACCTGGCTCACCGGGGTCCGGGAGTACGTGGTCGAGCACGACAACCCGACCGATCCGTTGGAGACGGCGCGGGTGGGCTATCAGTACCTGACCGACCTGCGCTTCTGA
- the eboE gene encoding metabolite traffic protein EboE, with the protein MTLSYCTNVHPAEDLSGILAQLDDYAEPVRRRLGADRLGVGLWLAADVAAGLAEDADARARLASELRARGLEVHTLNAFPYGGFHQQVVKHAVYQPRWTERSRLKYTLDCATVLADLLPADADHGSISTLPLGWRLPWSIADEMLALGAIDELTLGLRELHRRIGRPIRLAVEPEPGCVLDTVADAVGWLSGRVDPAYIGLCLDTCHLAVSFADPTETIASIKAAGLEVVKVQASAALQVDRPQSPATKAALAHFDEPRYLHQVRELGSDQQIRAVDDLPQAASELPGLGPWRVHFHVPLHAQPVAPLRSTTWVLREAVTALRHAQEFRPHVEVETYTWSVLPRAGTSQAAAETTETTPRSDAELVDGIAAELTWAAENLISDVEEVRG; encoded by the coding sequence ATGACGCTCTCCTACTGCACCAACGTGCACCCGGCGGAGGACCTGTCGGGCATCCTCGCCCAGCTCGACGACTACGCCGAGCCGGTGCGCCGCAGGCTGGGCGCCGATCGGCTCGGCGTCGGACTGTGGCTGGCCGCCGACGTGGCCGCCGGTCTGGCCGAGGACGCCGACGCGCGCGCCAGGCTCGCCTCGGAACTGCGGGCCAGGGGCCTGGAGGTGCACACCCTCAACGCCTTCCCCTACGGCGGTTTCCACCAGCAGGTGGTGAAGCACGCGGTCTATCAGCCGAGGTGGACGGAGCGTTCCCGACTCAAGTACACGCTGGACTGTGCGACCGTCCTCGCCGATCTGCTGCCCGCCGACGCCGACCACGGCAGCATCTCCACGCTGCCGCTGGGCTGGCGCCTGCCGTGGAGCATCGCCGACGAGATGCTCGCGCTGGGCGCCATCGACGAGCTGACCCTGGGCCTGCGCGAGCTGCATCGTCGGATCGGCCGCCCGATCCGACTGGCCGTCGAACCGGAGCCTGGCTGCGTGCTGGACACGGTCGCCGACGCCGTGGGCTGGCTGTCCGGTCGCGTCGACCCGGCCTACATCGGGCTCTGCCTGGACACCTGTCATCTCGCGGTGTCCTTCGCTGACCCGACCGAGACCATCGCCTCGATCAAGGCGGCCGGACTCGAGGTGGTGAAGGTGCAGGCCTCGGCCGCCCTCCAGGTCGACCGTCCCCAGAGCCCCGCGACCAAGGCGGCGCTGGCCCACTTCGACGAGCCGCGTTACCTGCATCAGGTGCGAGAACTCGGTTCGGACCAGCAGATCCGCGCCGTCGACGACCTGCCGCAGGCGGCGAGCGAACTGCCCGGTCTCGGGCCGTGGCGGGTGCACTTCCACGTCCCGCTGCACGCCCAGCCCGTCGCGCCGCTGCGCTCGACGACCTGGGTGCTGCGGGAGGCGGTGACGGCACTGCGACACGCTCAGGAGTTCCGGCCGCACGTGGAGGTGGAGACCTACACCTGGAGCGTGCTGCCCAGAGCAGGCACCAGTCAGGCGGCGGCCGAGACGACGGAGACGACGCCACGCTCCGACGCGGAACTCGTCGACGGCATCGCCGCCGAGCTCACCTGGGCGGCCGAGAACCTGATCAGCGACGTGGAGGAGGTACGAGGATGA
- a CDS encoding amidohydrolase encodes MTVLDSRYDTQIHTDVDSDPEFASALPAGVSGAKALLGDVTSVPSAPAGVAAPTMAGVEDIGAGHGPSWLDAWLAEHGSDVLRWRRHLHAHPELSLQEYGTTAYLSEQLTAAGLRPRVLPGGTGLICDVGSGPGCVALRGDIDALPLTESTGALYASTVPGVTHACGHDAHATVLLGTALALAAAPSLPGRVRLLFQPAEEVMRGALDVIAAGGLDGVDRVFGLHCDPRLEVGRVGTRVGPITSASDLMEIRFTSPGGHTSRPHLTGDLVHAMGTVITGLPTLLSRRVDPRSSTVLVWGAVHAGEAPNAIPQDGVLRGTLRTGDRETWAKLEPLIKELVAALLAPTGVSYELWHQRGVPPLVNEPASTALIQAGVTAALGENAVVDTEQSSGGEDFGWYLEQVPGAFARLGVWSGTGRQRDLHQPSFDLDERALLTGIRVLTHTALASLTAEAGGAGAAEVGTAPA; translated from the coding sequence ATGACCGTGTTGGACTCGCGCTACGACACTCAGATCCATACCGACGTCGACTCGGACCCCGAGTTCGCCTCTGCCCTGCCTGCAGGGGTGAGCGGCGCCAAGGCGCTACTCGGCGATGTCACCTCAGTACCTTCCGCCCCGGCGGGAGTGGCAGCCCCGACCATGGCGGGAGTGGAGGACATCGGCGCGGGTCACGGGCCGTCCTGGCTGGACGCCTGGCTCGCCGAGCACGGCTCCGACGTCCTCCGGTGGCGCAGGCATCTCCACGCCCACCCGGAGCTGTCGCTCCAGGAGTACGGCACCACCGCCTACCTGTCCGAGCAGCTCACCGCCGCAGGTCTGCGGCCGAGGGTGCTTCCCGGTGGAACGGGGCTGATCTGCGACGTCGGCTCGGGACCCGGCTGCGTGGCACTGCGCGGGGACATCGACGCGCTGCCGCTGACGGAGTCGACCGGGGCGCTCTACGCCTCCACCGTGCCGGGCGTCACGCACGCCTGCGGGCATGACGCGCACGCCACCGTACTGCTGGGCACGGCGCTGGCCCTGGCCGCCGCGCCGTCGCTGCCCGGCCGGGTCCGACTGCTCTTCCAGCCCGCCGAGGAGGTCATGCGCGGTGCGCTGGACGTGATCGCCGCAGGCGGTCTCGACGGCGTCGACCGGGTGTTCGGTCTGCACTGCGATCCGCGCCTCGAGGTCGGCAGGGTGGGCACGCGGGTGGGACCCATCACCTCAGCCAGTGATCTGATGGAGATCAGGTTCACCTCGCCGGGCGGGCACACCTCGCGCCCCCACCTCACCGGGGACCTCGTCCACGCGATGGGCACGGTGATCACCGGGCTGCCAACGCTGCTGTCCCGGCGGGTCGACCCGCGTTCCTCGACGGTGCTGGTCTGGGGTGCGGTGCATGCGGGCGAGGCGCCCAACGCGATCCCGCAGGACGGCGTCCTGCGCGGCACGCTGCGGACCGGGGACCGGGAGACGTGGGCCAAGCTCGAGCCGCTCATCAAGGAGCTGGTGGCCGCGCTGCTGGCCCCGACCGGCGTCTCCTACGAGCTGTGGCATCAACGCGGCGTGCCGCCGCTGGTGAACGAGCCTGCGAGCACGGCGTTGATCCAGGCGGGCGTCACGGCGGCCCTCGGCGAGAACGCCGTCGTGGACACCGAGCAGTCCTCCGGCGGCGAGGACTTCGGCTGGTACCTGGAGCAGGTGCCCGGCGCCTTCGCCAGACTCGGGGTGTGGTCGGGGACCGGCAGACAGCGTGATCTCCATCAGCCTTCCTTCGACCTGGACGAGCGTGCGCTGCTGACCGGCATCCGGGTGCTGACGCACACGGCCTTGGCCTCGCTGACGGCCGAGGCCGGCGGCGCCGGTGCGGCGGAAGTGGGTACCGCCCCTGCCTGA
- a CDS encoding sugar phosphate isomerase/epimerase family protein — protein sequence MTRPITLFTGQWADLPFEEVCRLASEWGYDGLEIACSGDHFEVDRALAEDDYVQGRLDILARHGLKVWTISNHLVGQAVCDDPIDHRHQNILPARIWGDGEPEGVRQRAAAEMADTARAAAKLGVDTVVGFTGSKIWKYVAMFPPVSQEVIDDGYQDFADRWNPILDVFDEVGVRFAHEVHPSEIAYDYWTTERTLEAIGRRPAFGLNWDPSHFVWQDLDPVGFILDFADRIYHVDCKDTKKRFDGRNGRLGSHLAWAHARRGWDFVSTGHGDVNWEESFRALNHIGYQGPISVEWEDAGMDRLRGAAEAVGFIKGLLFDKPNAAFDAAFSSKS from the coding sequence ATGACCCGACCCATCACGCTGTTCACCGGACAGTGGGCCGACCTCCCGTTCGAGGAGGTCTGTCGACTCGCGTCCGAATGGGGATACGACGGCCTGGAGATCGCCTGCTCCGGCGACCACTTCGAGGTGGATCGTGCCCTCGCGGAGGACGACTACGTCCAGGGCAGACTCGACATCCTGGCCCGGCACGGCCTGAAGGTCTGGACGATTTCGAACCACCTCGTCGGCCAGGCCGTGTGCGACGACCCGATCGACCACCGCCATCAGAACATCCTGCCCGCCAGGATCTGGGGCGACGGCGAGCCGGAAGGCGTCCGGCAGCGGGCCGCCGCCGAGATGGCCGACACGGCGCGGGCGGCGGCGAAGCTCGGCGTGGACACGGTCGTCGGCTTCACCGGATCGAAGATCTGGAAGTACGTCGCGATGTTTCCGCCGGTGTCGCAGGAGGTCATCGACGACGGCTACCAGGACTTCGCCGACCGGTGGAACCCGATCCTCGACGTCTTCGACGAGGTCGGCGTCCGCTTCGCCCACGAGGTCCATCCCTCGGAGATCGCCTACGACTACTGGACTACCGAGCGCACGCTGGAGGCGATCGGCAGGCGACCGGCCTTCGGCCTGAACTGGGACCCCTCGCACTTCGTGTGGCAGGACCTGGACCCCGTGGGCTTCATCCTCGACTTCGCGGACCGCATCTACCACGTGGACTGCAAGGACACGAAGAAGCGGTTCGACGGTCGCAACGGCAGGCTCGGCTCTCACCTGGCCTGGGCGCATGCCCGCCGGGGCTGGGACTTCGTCTCCACCGGTCACGGCGACGTGAACTGGGAGGAGTCCTTCCGCGCCCTCAACCACATCGGCTACCAGGGACCGATCTCGGTGGAGTGGGAGGACGCGGGCATGGACCGGCTTCGCGGCGCCGCCGAGGCGGTCGGCTTCATCAAGGGGCTGCTCTTCGACAAGCCGAACGCCGCCTTCGACGCCGCGTTCAGCTCCAAGAGCTGA
- a CDS encoding helix-turn-helix domain-containing protein — translation MGSSFEERREELGERLRLLREQAGLTGKELALACGWSAVSKVSKIERGRQTATQEDLAAWLEAVSLDEASRAGFVEDLAELQEEYLSWRNQVRSGHLVRQEEPIDRDRRAHRILAMELNVIPGLVQTADYARQVLQTSLELHGGPDDIEAAVRARMRRQQVLYEPGKRIEILIAESALVHPVASRDVMAGQLHRLVAAIGTPDLRLGLIPLNRRLPLVPLHGFWIVDETAMVETVTGELKITDPDELALYVRVWERLWLVAVEGEAARRILNRHVEDLFVLAGAEDGQL, via the coding sequence GTGGGCAGCAGCTTCGAGGAACGTCGTGAGGAACTCGGAGAACGCCTGCGTCTGCTGCGGGAGCAGGCGGGCCTGACCGGTAAGGAGCTGGCGCTGGCCTGCGGCTGGTCCGCAGTGTCGAAGGTCAGCAAGATCGAGAGAGGTCGCCAGACCGCGACCCAGGAGGATCTGGCTGCCTGGCTGGAGGCCGTCTCGCTCGACGAGGCGAGCCGAGCGGGCTTCGTCGAGGATCTCGCCGAGCTTCAGGAGGAGTACCTGAGCTGGCGGAACCAGGTTCGCTCCGGCCACCTGGTCCGGCAGGAGGAGCCGATCGACCGCGACCGGCGGGCACATCGCATCCTGGCGATGGAATTGAACGTCATCCCCGGTCTGGTGCAGACGGCCGACTACGCGCGGCAGGTTTTACAGACCAGCCTGGAGCTGCACGGCGGTCCGGACGACATCGAGGCGGCCGTCCGGGCTCGGATGCGCAGGCAGCAGGTGCTCTACGAGCCCGGCAAGCGCATCGAGATCCTCATCGCCGAATCCGCGCTGGTCCACCCGGTCGCCTCCCGGGACGTGATGGCCGGGCAGCTTCATCGACTGGTCGCCGCGATCGGCACGCCCGATCTGCGCCTCGGTCTGATTCCGCTGAATCGACGTCTTCCCCTCGTGCCTTTACACGGTTTCTGGATCGTCGACGAGACCGCGATGGTCGAGACGGTGACCGGCGAGCTGAAGATCACCGATCCGGACGAGCTGGCCCTCTACGTCCGGGTCTGGGAACGCCTCTGGCTGGTGGCCGTGGAGGGCGAGGCGGCTCGCCGCATCCTGAACCGCCACGTCGAGGACCTGTTCGTCCTGGCGGGCGCCGAGGACGGCCAGCTCTGA
- a CDS encoding DUF6879 family protein has translation MRRLLDGAELARLFARFTRSAWRFETQAEYREVSEAEPYRRFLAGELGEDRSWMTEWLRSVTASTRQGRSFARVRVVAYPPTDYQRFEMAVAPDNEAAGEDIRVLAAQRARGLRLPAQDFWLFDDAVLALMHFGAGTLTGIEVTTDVARVEQYRAHRLRAWSHAVPLSEHMTIS, from the coding sequence GTGCGCCGTCTCCTAGACGGAGCTGAACTCGCCAGGCTGTTCGCCCGCTTCACGCGATCTGCCTGGCGGTTCGAAACGCAGGCCGAGTACCGCGAGGTCTCGGAGGCGGAGCCGTACCGACGGTTCCTCGCAGGCGAACTCGGCGAGGATCGTTCCTGGATGACCGAGTGGCTGCGGTCGGTCACGGCGTCGACCCGACAGGGCCGAAGCTTCGCACGCGTGCGCGTCGTGGCGTATCCGCCGACCGACTACCAGCGCTTCGAGATGGCGGTGGCGCCGGACAACGAGGCGGCGGGTGAGGACATCCGTGTCCTCGCGGCTCAGCGGGCGCGAGGACTGCGGCTGCCCGCACAGGATTTCTGGTTGTTCGACGACGCGGTCTTGGCACTGATGCACTTCGGAGCGGGCACGCTGACCGGCATCGAGGTGACGACCGACGTCGCCAGGGTCGAGCAGTACCGTGCGCATCGGCTCCGTGCCTGGAGCCACGCCGTTCCGCTCAGCGAGCATATGACGATCAGTTGA
- a CDS encoding M20 family metallopeptidase: MTPDREPSLRDICAETVVRHAEELIDLSHRIHAHPELAFAEHQSMAAVAELVADHGFEVERGVGGLDTAMVGTAGGGELVVAVCAEYDALPEIGHACGHNIIAAASVGAALALSAVADELGITVRLIGTPAEEVGGGKVLLLERGVFDGAAMAMMVHPSPYEMCEPRSKAIADLEVHYRGRASHAAAAPELGVNAADALTVAQVAIGLARQHFEPGQQVHGIVTHGGAAPNIVPAHTSAMFNLRAAEIDSLRRLEHRIRCCLEAGAVATGADWEAAAISPDYAELRAEPRLVEAYREAIVKLGRTPDGRDEEASRVVGSTDMGNVTRLIPGIHPTISIDCGDAVPHQPEFAAACSTESADRAVLDGATAMAWTVVSAATNEGLRAELLAGAARRLATSGKSAATGGAA; encoded by the coding sequence ATGACACCCGATCGCGAGCCCTCGCTCCGGGACATCTGCGCTGAGACGGTCGTACGGCATGCCGAGGAGCTGATCGACCTCTCCCATCGGATTCACGCCCATCCCGAGCTCGCCTTCGCCGAGCATCAGAGCATGGCTGCCGTCGCCGAGCTGGTCGCGGACCACGGCTTCGAGGTGGAGCGGGGCGTCGGCGGACTCGACACCGCGATGGTCGGCACGGCGGGCGGGGGAGAGCTGGTCGTCGCCGTCTGCGCCGAGTACGACGCGCTTCCCGAGATCGGCCACGCGTGCGGACACAACATCATCGCCGCCGCCTCGGTCGGGGCGGCCCTGGCGTTGAGCGCCGTCGCGGACGAACTGGGCATCACCGTACGGCTGATCGGCACGCCCGCCGAGGAGGTGGGCGGCGGAAAGGTCCTGCTGCTCGAACGGGGTGTCTTCGACGGCGCCGCGATGGCGATGATGGTGCACCCCTCGCCGTACGAGATGTGCGAGCCTCGATCGAAGGCGATCGCCGACCTCGAAGTGCATTACCGGGGGCGGGCGTCACACGCCGCAGCCGCCCCTGAGCTGGGAGTGAACGCCGCCGACGCGCTGACCGTCGCGCAGGTGGCCATCGGGCTGGCGCGACAGCACTTCGAACCGGGCCAGCAGGTGCACGGTATCGTGACTCATGGCGGGGCCGCGCCCAACATCGTGCCCGCGCACACCTCGGCGATGTTCAACCTACGCGCTGCCGAGATCGACTCGCTCCGTCGACTCGAACACCGGATCCGGTGTTGTCTCGAAGCGGGAGCCGTCGCCACCGGTGCCGACTGGGAGGCCGCCGCGATCTCCCCGGACTACGCCGAGCTGCGTGCCGAGCCCCGCCTCGTGGAGGCCTACCGCGAGGCGATCGTGAAACTCGGTCGTACTCCCGATGGTCGGGATGAAGAGGCGAGCAGGGTCGTCGGCAGCACCGACATGGGTAACGTCACCCGCCTGATCCCGGGAATCCATCCCACGATCTCGATCGACTGCGGTGACGCGGTGCCACACCAGCCGGAGTTCGCGGCGGCGTGCAGCACCGAATCGGCCGATCGCGCCGTCCTCGACGGTGCCACGGCCATGGCGTGGACGGTGGTCTCCGCCGCCACGAACGAGGGATTGCGGGCCGAATTACTTGCGGGCGCGGCTCGCAGGCTCGCCACTAGTGGAAAGTCCGCCGCGACAGGAGGTGCGGCATGA
- a CDS encoding alkaline phosphatase family protein: protein MKPLVLLDVVGMTPRLLAHMPNLAALGKTGWQAELGTVLPAVTCSVQSTFLTGRMPAQHGIVGNGWYFRDLGEVYLWRQHNRLVQGEKVWETARAAHPGYRAANICWWYAMGASTDMLVTPRPIYHADGRKSPDCYTRPVTLHDELTTELGEFPLFQYWGPTASIASSRWIAQAATRVLERHRPELLMVYVPHLDYDLQRFGPDSPQAIAAARAVDAELAPLLLEARRQQASVVALSEYGITSADQPVDVNRALRREGLLEVYRQAGMEYLDPWASRAFAVADHQVAHVYVADPADLPRVRDIVAGLPGVDEVLDREQQARYGIDHERAGELVAVAEPRAWFTYYYWLDDASAPDFAKGVEIHRKPGYDPAELFFDPADPMVKAKAATNLVRKKVGLRYAMNVVPLDPSPVRGSHGRLPDSPQDGPVLLCSDQQVPQQVERDGRLAATDVRDLLLRLQGLDGQVS from the coding sequence ATGAAGCCACTGGTGCTGCTCGACGTGGTCGGGATGACCCCCCGGCTGCTGGCGCACATGCCCAACCTGGCCGCGCTCGGCAAGACGGGCTGGCAGGCCGAACTCGGCACCGTGCTGCCCGCAGTCACCTGCAGCGTCCAGTCGACGTTCCTCACGGGCCGGATGCCCGCGCAGCACGGCATCGTCGGCAACGGCTGGTACTTCCGGGACCTCGGCGAGGTCTACCTGTGGCGGCAGCACAATCGGCTGGTCCAGGGCGAGAAGGTGTGGGAGACCGCCCGCGCGGCCCACCCCGGCTATCGGGCCGCCAACATCTGCTGGTGGTACGCGATGGGCGCCTCCACGGACATGCTGGTCACGCCCCGGCCGATCTACCACGCCGACGGCCGCAAGTCGCCCGACTGCTACACGCGCCCCGTGACGCTCCACGACGAGCTCACCACCGAGCTCGGCGAGTTCCCGCTCTTCCAGTATTGGGGCCCGACGGCGTCGATCGCCTCCAGTCGATGGATCGCCCAGGCGGCGACCCGCGTCCTGGAACGACACCGGCCCGAGCTGTTGATGGTCTACGTGCCGCACCTCGACTACGACCTTCAGCGGTTCGGACCCGACTCGCCGCAGGCAATCGCCGCCGCCCGCGCCGTGGACGCCGAGCTGGCGCCGCTGCTGCTGGAGGCGCGCAGGCAGCAGGCCTCCGTCGTGGCGTTGAGCGAGTACGGCATCACCTCGGCGGACCAGCCGGTGGACGTCAACCGCGCGCTGCGTCGCGAGGGACTGCTGGAGGTCTACCGCCAGGCGGGCATGGAGTACCTCGACCCCTGGGCCTCCAGGGCCTTCGCCGTGGCCGACCACCAGGTCGCCCACGTCTACGTCGCCGACCCGGCCGACCTGCCCAGGGTGCGGGACATCGTCGCGGGACTGCCCGGCGTCGACGAGGTCCTCGACCGGGAACAGCAGGCCCGCTACGGCATCGACCACGAGCGCGCCGGGGAACTCGTCGCGGTGGCCGAGCCGCGTGCCTGGTTCACCTACTACTACTGGCTGGACGATGCCTCCGCGCCCGACTTCGCCAAGGGCGTCGAGATCCACCGCAAGCCCGGCTACGACCCGGCGGAGCTGTTCTTCGACCCGGCGGACCCGATGGTCAAGGCCAAGGCGGCGACGAACCTGGTACGCAAGAAGGTCGGCCTGCGGTACGCGATGAACGTGGTTCCGCTCGACCCGTCGCCGGTACGCGGATCGCATGGGCGACTTCCGGACTCCCCACAGGACGGTCCGGTGCTGCTCTGCTCGGACCAGCAGGTCCCGCAGCAGGTGGAACGAGACGGGCGGCTGGCCGCGACGGACGTCCGCGATCTGCTGCTGCGGCTGCAGGGGCTGGACGGGCAGGTGTCCTGA